Within the Verrucomicrobiia bacterium genome, the region AATTGGGTTTCGTGGATGAAGTGGGCGATTTCGACGATGCGGTGGAACGGGCCAAGCAGTTGGCGCATATCAAGCGCGCCGATGTCGTGACTTACCAGGAAGTTTTCGATCTCTCGAACCTGTTGCATATATTCGGCGAGAGCAACGCGAAATCCGTGAAAGTCGAACTCGGCGTGGACATTCCCAAGCTGCACGCGGGTTACCTCTACTTCATTTCTCCAACCTATCTCCAATAAAAAAGTGGGCCAAGTTACTCTTATCAAGCACCCCCTGGTGCAGCATAATCTAACGCGTCTCCGCGACAAACGGACCGCACCGCAGGAATTCCGCCGCATCCTGAGCGAAGTCGCTGCTCTCATTATTTATGAGGCTACGCGGTCTTTCGCCGTGAAAAAGGTTTCCGTCACCACACCGATGGCGCGGACGCGAGGTTCCACTTTGCAACGCGAGGTGATCCTGGTGCCGATTCTTCGCGCGGGGCTGGGCATGATGGATTCCATCCTGCAACTGATTCCGCATGCGCGAGTCGGGTTCATCGGCCTCAAGCGCGAGGAGAAAAGTTTGCGCGCGCTTTTTTATCACAAGAGCCTTCCGCGCGACTTAAGCCATTTCGAGGTCATCCTGATTGACCCGATGCTGGCGACGGGCGGCAGCGCGGTTTCAGCGATGGAATTGATCACGGAACTGGGCGGCAAACATGTGCGCCTGGTTAATCTGGTGGCTTCGCCCGAG harbors:
- the upp gene encoding uracil phosphoribosyltransferase translates to MGQVTLIKHPLVQHNLTRLRDKRTAPQEFRRILSEVAALIIYEATRSFAVKKVSVTTPMARTRGSTLQREVILVPILRAGLGMMDSILQLIPHARVGFIGLKREEKSLRALFYHKSLPRDLSHFEVILIDPMLATGGSAVSAMELITELGGKHVRLVNLVASPEGIEMVHRHFPKLPIFTAAIDQKLNRNGFIIPGLGDAGDRLFGV